A genome region from Anopheles stephensi strain Indian chromosome 2, UCI_ANSTEP_V1.0, whole genome shotgun sequence includes the following:
- the LOC118505023 gene encoding uncharacterized protein LOC118505023 isoform X2, translating into MLIRSGIESSSQRDQQDWVAMSPLWTARYDYQAQGDDELSLRVGQIVYVLSTDSSISGDEGWWTGKIGDRVGIFPSNFVTNEDPAVLKVQPVEIQFHELELKEVIGVGGFSKVHRAYLNGEEVAVKASRQEEEFEVARQNVLQEAKLFWSLKHPNIVSLKGVCLDPKNLCLVMEFARGGSLNKILAGRKIPPNVLVDWAIQIARGMKYLHCEAPISVIHRDLKSSNVLISESNQNGHLHNKTLKITDFGLAREAYRTTRMSAAGTFAWMPPEVIKSGTYSKASDVWSYGVLLWELLTGETPYKGFDSLSVAYGVAVNTLALPIPKTCPESWGKLMKSCWEIDPHRRPSFKEIEKDLDIIARSGFAQTPHESFHTMQDGWKKEIAEVLQELRKKEKELRSKEEELSRVQQQQRCKEETLAKREQELHAREIDLLGRELKIIINQNTPTPKKRKGKFSKSRIKLIKKAPGQISLPSDFRHTITIQHTAIRDENRQRLDTPPGSPATRLRTIVYYDSEDAWYATTANLGAGHGTDMSTLSVTPLCSSLNRFGSLPSTVPMPTLYASEGQRKPKPSIIEMVLYNMASMLASVASGYDVRVSNVTPVHPKLHPGPLQQYESYSQPASPYHYQLQAVHDPHSLHTEGMHRLESMPPLTTVPTLDNALGQELYEEELAQAQDDRLYAQNSGTPFHEPVRQQTRKLTTQSTSPRQDERALKYTDSPQHYLPSTMSTTSGLGSNYTPSGPSSSFSVGAGTQPPTPSPRRKSSATSFMDYGELPEERESRAGLYIPGEYDGYTQHNPIFNTGNRAATGSYIGSHYFPYRPAINFAFERETKSYGGEPVYEDHHYDSASYHDYAYEGSTGTAGAGSLRATGTRVPTMGISATGHRRTHSNVSSTMLSSNVNQGFHMEGEDMSTRLLDDATYKFGGLYLSSGGTDTPTPSRLPLAGTSKMHEPPVAFQATSRMHQYENIPNFFRRQSSLQAHYPSSSHGGHLSGEFMSGIEQEERPYTVLGLDHGDGGGSLAASLTRPQTKLRSSMKKYTHSHPTPAGAASSQGKYGGAGYGAHGGTSSTTNPTPPDSLTSDDSSYLSAKDNSSSISSQSRVRFTPEIVLDVDSPLQSPTGFGGAATSSSGHGTKDRRSSSSGSTMLTATPGSGASSTSMSGRRSNACDTSQS; encoded by the exons ATGTTGATACGGTCGGGGATTGAGTCGAGCAGCCAGCGGGACCAGCAGGACTGGGTGGCCATGTCGCCCCTGTGGACGGCCCGGTACGACTACCAGGCGCAGGGCGACGACGAGCTGTCGCTCCGGGTGGGCCAAATCGTGTACGTGCTGTCCACCGACAGCAGCATCTCGGGCGACGAGGGTTGGTGGACGGGCAAGATCGGGGACCGTGTGGGCATCTTCCCGTCGAACTTCGTCACGAACGAGGATCCGGCCGTGCTGAAGGTGCAGCCCGTCGAGATACAGTTCCACGAGCTGGAGCTGAAGGAGGTGATCGGTGTCGGGGGCTTCAGCAAGGTCCACCGTGCCTATCTGAACGGGGAGGAGGTTGCGGTGAAAGCGTCCCGCCAGGAGGAAGAATTCGAGGTGGCGCGACAGAATGTGCTGCAGGAGGCGAAGCTGTTCTGGTCGCTAAAGCACCCGAACATAGTGTCCCTGAagggcgtttgtttggatccGAAAAACCTCTGCCTGGTGATGGAGTTCGCTCGGGGCGGCTCGCTGAACAAGATACTGGCCGGCAGGAAAATTCCACCGAACGTGCTGGTGGACTGGGCGATCCAGATAGCGCGCGGCATGAAGTATTTGCACTGCGAAGCACCAATCTCCGTCATTCACCGTGATTTGAAGAGTTCCAATG TGCTAATTAGTGAATCGAATCAAAACGGGCATctgcacaacaaaacactcaAAATAACAGATTTCGGGCTGGCCCGAGAAGCGTACCGCACTACGCGAATGTCTGCGGCCGGCACATTCGCCTGGATGCCACCGGAAGTGATCAAATCGGGCACCTACTCCAA AGCGTCCGATGTGTGGAGCTACGGTGTGTTGCTGTGGGAATTGCTCACCGGAGAAACACCCTACAAGGGCTTCGATTCGCTGTCCGTCGCATATGGTGTGGCGGTGAATACACTCGCCTTACCAATCCCAAAAACCTGCCCAGAATCATGGGGAAAGCTAATGAAAT CCTGCTGGGAAATCGATCCGCATCGGAGGCCTTCGTTTAAGGAGATTGAAAAGGATCTTGACATTATCGCAAGGTCCGGTTTTGCTCAAACGCCCCACGAATCATTCCATACGATGCAAGACGGCTGGAAGAAGGAAATCGCGGAAGTGCTGCAAGAGTTgcgtaaaaaagaaaag GAACTACGCAGCAAAGAGGAAGAGCTGTCGcgtgtccagcagcagcagcgctgcAAGGAGGAAACGTTAGCGAAGCGCGAGCAAGAGCTGCACGCCCGCGAGATCGATCTGCTGGGCCGGGAGCTAAAAATTATTATCAATCAAAACACTCCTACGCCGAAGAAGCGCAAGGGGAAATTTAGCAAAAGTAGAATCAAG CTGATTAAAAAAGCACCGGGACAAATTTCGTTGCCATCGGACTTTCGTCACACCATTACGATCCAGCATACGGCCATACGGGATGAGAATCGTCAGCGGCTGGATACGCCGCCCGGGTCACCCGCGACTCGCCTCCGGACGATTGTGT ATTACGATTCCGAGGATGCGTGGTATGCTACGACGGCAAACTTGGGCGCCGGACACGGTACAGATATGTCGACGTTGAGTGTAACGCCTCTCTGCTCTAGTCTTAATCGGTTCGGTTCCCTACCGAGCACCGTACCGATGCCAACGCTGTACGCTTCCGAAGGTCAACGAAAACCGAAACCGTCGATCATCGAGATGGTGCTGTACAATATGGCGTCGATGTTGGCCAGCGTTGCGTCCGGGTATGATGTGCGTGTGTCGAACGTTACTCCGGTCCATCCGAAGCTTCATCCGGGTCCGCTCCAACAGTACGAATCGTACTCACAGCCTGCTAGTCCTTATCATTATCAGCTGCAGGCGGTGCACGATCCTCACTCGCTGCACACGGAAGGTATGCATAGGTTAGAGTCGATGCCCCCATTAACGACGGTGCCCACGCTGGACAATGCGCTGGGTCAGGAATTGTACGAAGAGGAGCTTGCTCAAGCACAAGACGATAGACTGTATGCACAAAACAGCGGTACACCGTTTCATGAACCAGTGAGACAGCAGACTAG GAAGCTGACGACTCAATCGACCAGCCCACGGCAGGATGAGCGTGCTCTCAAGTACACCGACTCACCACAACACTATCTACCTTCGACAATGTCAACGACGAGCGGGCTCGGCTCTAACTACACCCCATCGGGACCAAGCTCCTCCTTCAGTGTGGGAGCCGGCACGCAACCTCCGACGCCGTCGCCTCGGCGAAAGTCCAGCGCCACATCGTTCATGGACTACGGTGAGCTGCCGGAAGAGCGTGAAAGTAGAGCGGGACTGTACATTCCGGGCGAGTACGACGGGTATACGCAGCATAATCCAATCTTTAACACAGGCAATCGAGCCGCTACTGGAAGCTACATTG GATCACATTACTTCCCATATCGACCAGCGATCAACTTTGCGTTCGAGCGTGAAACGAAATCGTACGGCGGAGAACCGGTGTACGAGGATCACCATTACGACAGTGCCTCGTACCACGATTATGCGTACGAAGGGTCGACAGGGACGGCGGGAGCCGGTAGTTTAAGAGCAACCGGCACACGAGTACCAACGATGGGCATCAGTGCTACGGGTCATCGTAGGACACACTCGAACGTTTCCAGCACTATGCTAAGCAGCAACGTTAACCAAGGGTTTCACATGGAGGGAGAGGACATGAGCACAAGGCTGTTAGACGATGCGACCTACAAATTTGGAGGCCTATATCTATCGAGCGGCGGAACAGATACTCCAACGCCCAGTCGCTTACCGTTGGCAGGCACGTCGAAAATGCACGAACCACCCGTAGCCTTTCAAGCAACGAGCCGCATGCATCAGTACGAGAACATACCGAACTTCTTCCGCAGGCAGTCGAGCCTGCAGGCGCACTACCCTTCTAGCAGCCACGGTGGACACCTGTCCGGGGAGTTTATGAGTGGGATCGAACAGGAGGAGCGCCCGTACACGGTGCTGGGATTGGACCATGGTGACGGTGGTGGATCGTTGGCGGCTAGCTTAACAAGACCACAGACGAAGCTACGGTCCAGTATGAAGAAGTACACTCATTCTCATCCGACGCCTGCAGGAGCTGCTAGTTCCCAGGGGAAGTACGGTGGAGCTGGTTACGGTGCTCACGGTGGCACATCTAGTACAACCAATCCAACGCCTCCCGATAGCCTCACCAGCGATGACAGTTCGTACCTGAGCGCGAAGGACAATTCGTCCTCGATATCCTCCCAGAGTCGTGTGCGCTTCACACCGGAAATTGTGCTCGACGTTGATTCGCCGCTACAATCACCAACGGGCTTTGGCGGTGCAGCTACATCCTCCTCCGGACATGGTACGAAGGATAGACGCAGCTCATCGTCCGGCAGTACGATGCTGACAGCCACACCCGGTTCCGGAGCGTCCTCGACGTCGATGTCGGGACGACGATCGAATGCTTGCGACACGAGCCAATCCTAG
- the LOC118505023 gene encoding mitogen-activated protein kinase kinase kinase 11-like isoform X1 yields the protein MLIRSGIESSSQRDQQDWVAMSPLWTARYDYQAQGDDELSLRVGQIVYVLSTDSSISGDEGWWTGKIGDRVGIFPSNFVTNEDPAVLKVQPVEIQFHELELKEVIGVGGFSKVHRAYLNGEEVAVKASRQEEEFEVARQNVLQEAKLFWSLKHPNIVSLKGVCLDPKNLCLVMEFARGGSLNKILAGRKIPPNVLVDWAIQIARGMKYLHCEAPISVIHRDLKSSNVLISESNQNGHLHNKTLKITDFGLAREAYRTTRMSAAGTFAWMPPEVIKSGTYSKASDVWSYGVLLWELLTGETPYKGFDSLSVAYGVAVNTLALPIPKTCPESWGKLMKSCWEIDPHRRPSFKEIEKDLDIIARSGFAQTPHESFHTMQDGWKKEIAEVLQELRKKEKELRSKEEELSRVQQQQRCKEETLAKREQELHAREIDLLGRELKIIINQNTPTPKKRKGKFSKSRIKLIKKAPGQISLPSDFRHTITIQHTAIRDENRQRLDTPPGSPATRLRTIVFPGDAIKGKTWGPSTLHQRERSHLPTMRPTTRPQQFSKSAPNLDKSRATAMSAGSSRHEILDYDSEDAWYATTANLGAGHGTDMSTLSVTPLCSSLNRFGSLPSTVPMPTLYASEGQRKPKPSIIEMVLYNMASMLASVASGYDVRVSNVTPVHPKLHPGPLQQYESYSQPASPYHYQLQAVHDPHSLHTEGMHRLESMPPLTTVPTLDNALGQELYEEELAQAQDDRLYAQNSGTPFHEPVRQQTRKLTTQSTSPRQDERALKYTDSPQHYLPSTMSTTSGLGSNYTPSGPSSSFSVGAGTQPPTPSPRRKSSATSFMDYGELPEERESRAGLYIPGEYDGYTQHNPIFNTGNRAATGSYIGSHYFPYRPAINFAFERETKSYGGEPVYEDHHYDSASYHDYAYEGSTGTAGAGSLRATGTRVPTMGISATGHRRTHSNVSSTMLSSNVNQGFHMEGEDMSTRLLDDATYKFGGLYLSSGGTDTPTPSRLPLAGTSKMHEPPVAFQATSRMHQYENIPNFFRRQSSLQAHYPSSSHGGHLSGEFMSGIEQEERPYTVLGLDHGDGGGSLAASLTRPQTKLRSSMKKYTHSHPTPAGAASSQGKYGGAGYGAHGGTSSTTNPTPPDSLTSDDSSYLSAKDNSSSISSQSRVRFTPEIVLDVDSPLQSPTGFGGAATSSSGHGTKDRRSSSSGSTMLTATPGSGASSTSMSGRRSNACDTSQS from the exons ATGTTGATACGGTCGGGGATTGAGTCGAGCAGCCAGCGGGACCAGCAGGACTGGGTGGCCATGTCGCCCCTGTGGACGGCCCGGTACGACTACCAGGCGCAGGGCGACGACGAGCTGTCGCTCCGGGTGGGCCAAATCGTGTACGTGCTGTCCACCGACAGCAGCATCTCGGGCGACGAGGGTTGGTGGACGGGCAAGATCGGGGACCGTGTGGGCATCTTCCCGTCGAACTTCGTCACGAACGAGGATCCGGCCGTGCTGAAGGTGCAGCCCGTCGAGATACAGTTCCACGAGCTGGAGCTGAAGGAGGTGATCGGTGTCGGGGGCTTCAGCAAGGTCCACCGTGCCTATCTGAACGGGGAGGAGGTTGCGGTGAAAGCGTCCCGCCAGGAGGAAGAATTCGAGGTGGCGCGACAGAATGTGCTGCAGGAGGCGAAGCTGTTCTGGTCGCTAAAGCACCCGAACATAGTGTCCCTGAagggcgtttgtttggatccGAAAAACCTCTGCCTGGTGATGGAGTTCGCTCGGGGCGGCTCGCTGAACAAGATACTGGCCGGCAGGAAAATTCCACCGAACGTGCTGGTGGACTGGGCGATCCAGATAGCGCGCGGCATGAAGTATTTGCACTGCGAAGCACCAATCTCCGTCATTCACCGTGATTTGAAGAGTTCCAATG TGCTAATTAGTGAATCGAATCAAAACGGGCATctgcacaacaaaacactcaAAATAACAGATTTCGGGCTGGCCCGAGAAGCGTACCGCACTACGCGAATGTCTGCGGCCGGCACATTCGCCTGGATGCCACCGGAAGTGATCAAATCGGGCACCTACTCCAA AGCGTCCGATGTGTGGAGCTACGGTGTGTTGCTGTGGGAATTGCTCACCGGAGAAACACCCTACAAGGGCTTCGATTCGCTGTCCGTCGCATATGGTGTGGCGGTGAATACACTCGCCTTACCAATCCCAAAAACCTGCCCAGAATCATGGGGAAAGCTAATGAAAT CCTGCTGGGAAATCGATCCGCATCGGAGGCCTTCGTTTAAGGAGATTGAAAAGGATCTTGACATTATCGCAAGGTCCGGTTTTGCTCAAACGCCCCACGAATCATTCCATACGATGCAAGACGGCTGGAAGAAGGAAATCGCGGAAGTGCTGCAAGAGTTgcgtaaaaaagaaaag GAACTACGCAGCAAAGAGGAAGAGCTGTCGcgtgtccagcagcagcagcgctgcAAGGAGGAAACGTTAGCGAAGCGCGAGCAAGAGCTGCACGCCCGCGAGATCGATCTGCTGGGCCGGGAGCTAAAAATTATTATCAATCAAAACACTCCTACGCCGAAGAAGCGCAAGGGGAAATTTAGCAAAAGTAGAATCAAG CTGATTAAAAAAGCACCGGGACAAATTTCGTTGCCATCGGACTTTCGTCACACCATTACGATCCAGCATACGGCCATACGGGATGAGAATCGTCAGCGGCTGGATACGCCGCCCGGGTCACCCGCGACTCGCCTCCGGACGATTGTGT TTCCGGGCGATGCAATCAAGGGTAAGACCTGGGGCCCATCGACGCTGCACCAGCGGGAGCGGAGCCACTTGCCGACGATGCGACCAACCACCCGACCGCAACAGTTCAGCAAGAGTGCCCCGAACCTGGACAAATCGCGGGCGACGGCGATGTCCGCCGGCTCGTCGCGGCACGAAATCCTAG ATTACGATTCCGAGGATGCGTGGTATGCTACGACGGCAAACTTGGGCGCCGGACACGGTACAGATATGTCGACGTTGAGTGTAACGCCTCTCTGCTCTAGTCTTAATCGGTTCGGTTCCCTACCGAGCACCGTACCGATGCCAACGCTGTACGCTTCCGAAGGTCAACGAAAACCGAAACCGTCGATCATCGAGATGGTGCTGTACAATATGGCGTCGATGTTGGCCAGCGTTGCGTCCGGGTATGATGTGCGTGTGTCGAACGTTACTCCGGTCCATCCGAAGCTTCATCCGGGTCCGCTCCAACAGTACGAATCGTACTCACAGCCTGCTAGTCCTTATCATTATCAGCTGCAGGCGGTGCACGATCCTCACTCGCTGCACACGGAAGGTATGCATAGGTTAGAGTCGATGCCCCCATTAACGACGGTGCCCACGCTGGACAATGCGCTGGGTCAGGAATTGTACGAAGAGGAGCTTGCTCAAGCACAAGACGATAGACTGTATGCACAAAACAGCGGTACACCGTTTCATGAACCAGTGAGACAGCAGACTAG GAAGCTGACGACTCAATCGACCAGCCCACGGCAGGATGAGCGTGCTCTCAAGTACACCGACTCACCACAACACTATCTACCTTCGACAATGTCAACGACGAGCGGGCTCGGCTCTAACTACACCCCATCGGGACCAAGCTCCTCCTTCAGTGTGGGAGCCGGCACGCAACCTCCGACGCCGTCGCCTCGGCGAAAGTCCAGCGCCACATCGTTCATGGACTACGGTGAGCTGCCGGAAGAGCGTGAAAGTAGAGCGGGACTGTACATTCCGGGCGAGTACGACGGGTATACGCAGCATAATCCAATCTTTAACACAGGCAATCGAGCCGCTACTGGAAGCTACATTG GATCACATTACTTCCCATATCGACCAGCGATCAACTTTGCGTTCGAGCGTGAAACGAAATCGTACGGCGGAGAACCGGTGTACGAGGATCACCATTACGACAGTGCCTCGTACCACGATTATGCGTACGAAGGGTCGACAGGGACGGCGGGAGCCGGTAGTTTAAGAGCAACCGGCACACGAGTACCAACGATGGGCATCAGTGCTACGGGTCATCGTAGGACACACTCGAACGTTTCCAGCACTATGCTAAGCAGCAACGTTAACCAAGGGTTTCACATGGAGGGAGAGGACATGAGCACAAGGCTGTTAGACGATGCGACCTACAAATTTGGAGGCCTATATCTATCGAGCGGCGGAACAGATACTCCAACGCCCAGTCGCTTACCGTTGGCAGGCACGTCGAAAATGCACGAACCACCCGTAGCCTTTCAAGCAACGAGCCGCATGCATCAGTACGAGAACATACCGAACTTCTTCCGCAGGCAGTCGAGCCTGCAGGCGCACTACCCTTCTAGCAGCCACGGTGGACACCTGTCCGGGGAGTTTATGAGTGGGATCGAACAGGAGGAGCGCCCGTACACGGTGCTGGGATTGGACCATGGTGACGGTGGTGGATCGTTGGCGGCTAGCTTAACAAGACCACAGACGAAGCTACGGTCCAGTATGAAGAAGTACACTCATTCTCATCCGACGCCTGCAGGAGCTGCTAGTTCCCAGGGGAAGTACGGTGGAGCTGGTTACGGTGCTCACGGTGGCACATCTAGTACAACCAATCCAACGCCTCCCGATAGCCTCACCAGCGATGACAGTTCGTACCTGAGCGCGAAGGACAATTCGTCCTCGATATCCTCCCAGAGTCGTGTGCGCTTCACACCGGAAATTGTGCTCGACGTTGATTCGCCGCTACAATCACCAACGGGCTTTGGCGGTGCAGCTACATCCTCCTCCGGACATGGTACGAAGGATAGACGCAGCTCATCGTCCGGCAGTACGATGCTGACAGCCACACCCGGTTCCGGAGCGTCCTCGACGTCGATGTCGGGACGACGATCGAATGCTTGCGACACGAGCCAATCCTAG